A single region of the Streptomyces sp. ITFR-16 genome encodes:
- a CDS encoding gluconate:H+ symporter, which translates to MQLAASPPPAETPPHTGGLLLLMDGTAGLLTVAVLGIALLLFLIIKARLQPFVALLAVSIAVGLGAGLSVTELFGTVQKSAAVSVIESGMGGILGHVAIIIGLGTMLGAILEVSGGAEVLSARLLNLFGEKRAPLAMGLTGLIFGIPVFFDVGIFVLAPIVYAAAKRSGKSILLYSMPLLAGLSMTHAFLPPHPGPVAAAGLFHVSLGWVILMGALVGIPSVLAAWGYAAWIGKRIFVEVPQDMVEAAEEAKAAVVAEQRAAGVTPHEAPVALSTVLAIIGTPLVLILAATFSSIALDPSTLRSVIEFFGNPFVALTIALLLAYYLLGLRRGWSRKSLESVSTSSLKPVGNILLVVGAGGIFGAVLKSSGIADALADTFNDVGLPVILLAWLISAVLRIAQGSATVAIVTTAGIVVPLVENQDFSQPHLALIIMAISAGSIIASHVNDGGFWMVSKYFGISERDTLKSWTVLETVLSVAGFAVAALLSLVI; encoded by the coding sequence ATGCAGCTCGCCGCCAGCCCCCCACCGGCCGAGACGCCGCCCCACACCGGTGGACTCCTCCTCCTGATGGACGGGACGGCCGGTCTGCTGACCGTCGCCGTCCTCGGGATCGCGCTCCTCCTCTTCCTGATCATCAAGGCCCGGCTCCAGCCGTTCGTCGCGCTGCTCGCCGTCTCCATAGCCGTCGGCCTGGGTGCCGGACTCTCCGTCACCGAACTCTTCGGCACCGTCCAGAAGTCCGCCGCCGTCTCCGTCATCGAATCCGGCATGGGCGGCATCCTCGGCCATGTCGCGATCATCATCGGCCTCGGCACGATGCTCGGCGCGATCCTCGAAGTCTCCGGCGGGGCCGAGGTACTGAGCGCCCGTCTGCTGAACCTCTTCGGTGAGAAGCGCGCCCCCCTCGCGATGGGCCTGACCGGTCTGATCTTCGGTATCCCGGTCTTCTTCGACGTCGGCATCTTCGTCCTCGCGCCGATCGTGTACGCCGCCGCCAAGCGGTCCGGCAAATCGATCCTGCTGTACTCCATGCCGCTGCTGGCGGGTCTGTCCATGACCCACGCCTTCCTGCCGCCGCACCCCGGCCCGGTCGCCGCCGCCGGTCTCTTCCACGTCTCGCTCGGCTGGGTCATCCTGATGGGCGCCCTCGTCGGCATCCCGTCCGTCCTGGCCGCCTGGGGCTACGCCGCCTGGATCGGCAAGCGGATCTTCGTCGAGGTCCCGCAGGACATGGTCGAGGCCGCCGAGGAGGCGAAGGCCGCCGTCGTCGCCGAACAGCGCGCCGCCGGAGTCACCCCGCACGAGGCGCCGGTCGCCCTCTCCACCGTGCTGGCGATCATCGGCACCCCGCTGGTGCTGATCCTCGCCGCCACGTTCTCCTCCATCGCGCTGGACCCCTCGACGCTCCGCTCGGTCATCGAGTTCTTCGGCAACCCCTTCGTCGCCCTGACGATCGCCCTGCTGCTCGCCTACTACCTGCTCGGGCTGCGGCGCGGCTGGTCCCGCAAGTCCCTGGAGTCGGTGTCCACCTCGTCGCTCAAGCCGGTCGGCAACATCCTGCTCGTCGTCGGTGCCGGCGGCATCTTCGGCGCCGTACTCAAGAGCAGCGGCATCGCGGACGCGCTCGCCGACACCTTCAACGACGTGGGCCTGCCGGTCATCCTGCTCGCCTGGCTGATCTCGGCGGTGCTGCGCATCGCCCAGGGCTCGGCGACGGTCGCCATCGTCACCACCGCCGGCATCGTCGTCCCGCTCGTGGAGAACCAGGACTTCTCGCAGCCGCACCTGGCGCTGATCATCATGGCGATCTCGGCGGGCTCGATCATCGCCTCGCACGTCAACGACGGCGGCTTCTGGATGGTGTCGAAGTACTTCGGCATCTCCGAGCGCGACACCCTGAAGTCCTGGACCGTCCTGGAGACGGTCCTGTCGGTCGCCGGCTTCGCGGTCGCCGCGCTGCTCAGCCTGGTGATCTAG
- a CDS encoding RidA family protein, which translates to MTDKTALTPSTHTTPPAKFSHGVRKGNILQVAGQVGFLPAVEGQAPTPAGPTLREQTLQTFANVKAILEEGGASWDDVMMMRVYLTDVDHFAEMNEIYNTYFGEQDLKEAPAARTTVYVGLPKGLLIEIDALAVLG; encoded by the coding sequence ATGACCGACAAGACCGCCCTCACCCCGAGCACCCACACCACCCCGCCCGCGAAGTTCTCGCACGGGGTGCGGAAGGGGAACATCCTCCAGGTCGCCGGCCAGGTCGGCTTCCTGCCCGCCGTCGAGGGACAGGCCCCCACCCCGGCCGGCCCGACCCTGCGCGAGCAGACCCTCCAGACCTTCGCCAACGTGAAGGCGATCCTGGAGGAGGGCGGCGCGAGCTGGGACGACGTGATGATGATGCGCGTCTACCTCACGGACGTGGACCACTTCGCCGAGATGAACGAGATCTACAACACCTACTTCGGCGAGCAGGACCTCAAGGAGGCCCCCGCCGCCCGCACGACGGTCTACGTCGGCCTGCCCAAGGGCCTGCTCATCGAGATCGACGCCCTCGCGGTCCTGGGCTGA
- a CDS encoding IclR family transcriptional regulator has product MSQTVDRALSILPLLAQGPADLGQVAERLGVHKSTALRLLRTLHEHGLVYRQQDQRYRLGARLFALAQEAVENLDVREIAHPHLVELNENCGHTVHLAVYEENEVLYIDKVESRYPVRMYSRIGKPVAITVAAVAKLLLADLGEAERRAIAEKLDYPMYTSRSTPGAGAFLKELAAVREQGWATDLGGHEESINCVGAPIRGADGRVVAAMSVSAPNVVVTAEELLTLLPLVRRTADTISREYSGTNRPKKV; this is encoded by the coding sequence ATGAGTCAGACCGTCGACCGGGCGCTGAGCATCCTGCCGCTGCTCGCCCAGGGACCCGCCGACCTCGGACAGGTCGCCGAGCGGCTCGGCGTCCACAAGTCCACGGCCCTGCGCCTGCTCCGTACCCTCCACGAGCACGGCCTCGTCTACCGCCAGCAGGACCAGCGCTACCGCCTCGGCGCGCGCCTGTTCGCGCTCGCCCAGGAGGCCGTCGAGAACCTCGACGTACGCGAGATCGCCCACCCCCACCTCGTCGAACTCAACGAGAACTGCGGGCACACCGTGCACCTCGCCGTGTACGAGGAGAACGAGGTGCTCTACATCGACAAGGTGGAGAGCCGCTACCCGGTCCGGATGTACTCCCGCATCGGCAAGCCCGTCGCGATCACCGTCGCCGCCGTCGCCAAACTCCTGCTCGCCGACCTCGGCGAGGCCGAGCGGCGGGCCATCGCCGAGAAGCTCGACTACCCCATGTACACGTCCCGTTCGACCCCCGGCGCCGGCGCCTTCCTCAAGGAACTCGCCGCCGTACGCGAACAGGGCTGGGCCACCGACCTCGGTGGCCACGAGGAGTCCATCAACTGCGTCGGCGCGCCCATTCGCGGCGCCGACGGGCGCGTCGTCGCCGCCATGTCGGTCTCCGCACCGAACGTGGTCGTCACGGCCGAGGAGCTCCTCACCCTGCTCCCCCTGGTCCGTCGCACCGCCGACACCATCAGCCGGGAGTACTCCGGCACCAACCGACCCAAGAAAGTCTGA
- a CDS encoding sugar kinase, producing MSGTPARTDADATADVVCLGESMVTFLPSRPGRLADVPSFGRGIGGAESNVACALAAAGHRTAWVSRVGADGFGDHLVDTVAGYGVDTSAVQRDPARPTGIYFRTATDRATDVHEVAYYRAGSAASAMSPVNLPYAELPAGRILHLSGITAALSADCLALLHELTAPRAGRPLVSFDVNHRPGLWRDADASPAVLLDLARRCDLVFVGEDEAEEAWGVAGAEAIREALPEPAVVVVKRGAEGATVFAGLRPAPGAPGTAGAEDRPVTHVPALHVDVVAPVGAGDAFAAGFLSATLRGLPVRDRARHGHLMAAAVLTVPGDLTEPPARDRADRLVALDDAAWGRLRLGPGWTGDDQEVRTQ from the coding sequence GTGTCCGGAACCCCGGCCAGGACCGACGCCGACGCGACCGCTGATGTGGTGTGTCTCGGTGAGTCCATGGTGACGTTCCTGCCCTCACGGCCCGGGCGCCTCGCCGACGTACCGTCCTTCGGCCGGGGGATCGGCGGCGCCGAGTCCAATGTGGCCTGCGCCCTCGCCGCGGCCGGGCACAGGACGGCCTGGGTGAGCCGGGTCGGGGCGGACGGCTTCGGCGACCACCTCGTCGACACGGTCGCGGGGTACGGCGTGGACACCTCCGCCGTGCAGCGGGACCCCGCCCGGCCCACCGGCATCTACTTCCGCACGGCGACGGACCGCGCCACCGACGTCCACGAGGTCGCGTACTACCGGGCCGGGTCGGCCGCGTCCGCGATGTCCCCGGTCAACCTGCCGTACGCGGAGCTGCCGGCCGGGCGCATCCTGCATCTGTCCGGGATCACGGCCGCGCTCTCCGCCGACTGCCTGGCCCTGCTGCACGAGCTGACCGCGCCGCGCGCGGGGCGGCCGCTGGTCTCCTTCGACGTCAACCATCGGCCGGGGCTGTGGCGCGACGCCGACGCGTCGCCCGCCGTCCTGCTGGACCTGGCCCGCCGCTGCGACCTCGTCTTCGTCGGCGAGGACGAGGCGGAGGAGGCGTGGGGTGTGGCCGGGGCCGAGGCGATCCGCGAGGCGTTGCCGGAGCCGGCGGTGGTGGTGGTGAAGCGGGGCGCGGAGGGCGCGACCGTCTTCGCGGGGCTCCGTCCCGCGCCCGGCGCCCCAGGCACCGCAGGGGCCGAGGACCGGCCCGTCACCCACGTCCCCGCCCTCCACGTCGACGTCGTCGCCCCCGTCGGGGCCGGGGACGCGTTCGCCGCCGGGTTTCTCTCCGCCACGCTGCGCGGGCTGCCCGTGCGCGACCGGGCCCGGCACGGGCATCTGATGGCGGCCGCCGTCCTCACCGTCCCCGGTGACCTCACCGAACCGCCCGCCCGCGACCGGGCCGACCGCCTCGTGGCACTCGACGACGCCGCCTGGGGGAGACTGCGTCTCGGCCCCGGGTGGACGGGGGACGACCAGGAGGTACGTACGCAATGA
- a CDS encoding alanine racemase gives MADERPVAGLAGLAGLADERVDHRFKALPPDAAGLTVGALAAERRNLFTGGFTTPVLALSAESVAHNLALLETYAERHGLAFAPHGKTSMSPQLFDRQLAHGAWGITAAVPHQARVYRAFGVPRIFLANELVDAAALRWLAGELDADPDFAFVCYVDSVRGAELMDEALRAAGASRPVDVVVELGAGEGARTGARTEADCAGVADAVAAAPSLRLVGVAGYEGEVPDASGERVREWLRRLVALAAAFDAEGRFAALGEGERIVVSAGGSAWFDAVADVFADVPALSRPVLKLLRSGAYVSHDDGHYRHLTPFNRVPEEGALQPAFRLWAQVVSRPSAEQAFLNAGKRDAAHDLDLPEAQVVRSGRDGSVRPAAGITVTGLSDQHAWVRTDADAALEVGDWVGMGLSHPCTSFDKWQLIPLVEADGTVTDYIRTFF, from the coding sequence ATGGCCGACGAACGCCCCGTCGCCGGACTCGCCGGACTGGCCGGACTCGCCGACGAGCGGGTCGACCACCGCTTCAAGGCGCTCCCGCCCGACGCGGCGGGCCTGACCGTCGGCGCGCTGGCCGCCGAGCGGCGCAACCTCTTCACCGGCGGGTTCACCACCCCGGTGCTCGCGCTGTCCGCCGAGTCCGTCGCGCACAACCTCGCCCTGCTGGAGACGTACGCCGAGCGCCACGGCCTCGCGTTCGCCCCGCACGGCAAGACGTCGATGTCCCCGCAGCTCTTCGACCGCCAGCTGGCGCACGGCGCCTGGGGCATCACGGCGGCCGTGCCCCACCAGGCGCGGGTCTACCGGGCGTTCGGCGTCCCGCGGATCTTCCTCGCCAACGAACTGGTCGACGCCGCCGCGCTGCGCTGGCTCGCGGGCGAGCTCGACGCGGACCCGGACTTCGCCTTCGTCTGTTACGTCGACTCCGTGCGCGGGGCGGAGCTGATGGACGAGGCCCTGCGCGCGGCGGGCGCCTCCCGCCCGGTCGACGTCGTCGTGGAGCTGGGCGCGGGCGAGGGCGCCCGCACCGGCGCCCGCACCGAGGCGGACTGCGCCGGGGTCGCCGACGCGGTGGCCGCCGCCCCGTCCCTGCGCCTGGTGGGCGTGGCGGGGTACGAGGGCGAGGTGCCGGACGCGTCCGGCGAGCGGGTGCGGGAGTGGCTGCGCCGGCTCGTCGCGCTGGCCGCCGCCTTCGACGCCGAGGGCCGGTTCGCCGCGCTGGGCGAGGGCGAGCGGATCGTCGTGAGCGCGGGCGGCAGCGCGTGGTTCGACGCGGTGGCGGACGTGTTCGCGGACGTCCCCGCGCTCTCCCGCCCCGTACTCAAGCTGCTGCGCTCGGGGGCGTACGTCTCGCACGACGACGGCCACTACCGCCACCTCACCCCCTTCAACCGGGTCCCCGAGGAGGGCGCGCTCCAGCCGGCGTTCCGGCTCTGGGCCCAGGTCGTGTCGCGCCCGTCCGCCGAGCAGGCGTTCCTGAACGCGGGCAAGCGGGACGCCGCCCACGACCTCGATCTGCCGGAGGCCCAGGTCGTGCGGTCCGGCCGGGACGGCTCGGTGCGGCCGGCCGCAGGGATCACGGTCACCGGTCTGTCCGACCAGCACGCGTGGGTGCGCACCGACGCGGATGCCGCGCTGGAGGTCGGGGACTGGGTGGGGATGGGGCTCTCCCACCCGTGCACCAGCTTCGACAAGTGGCAGCTGATCCCGCTGGTGGAGGCGGACGGCACCGTCACGGACTACATCCGCACCTTCTTCTGA
- a CDS encoding D-aminoacylase produces MDLVIRDARVVDGTATPSYRADVAVTGGRVAEIHREGAPGPRPTGGRTLDADGLALCPGFIDMHAHSDLALLRDPDHSAKAAQGVTLEVLGQDGLSYAPVDDRTLAEVRRSISGWNGDGSDIDFDWRTVGEYLDRLDRNFGGQGIAVNAAYLIPQGTVRMYAVGWDDRPATPAELARMEQLVARSMAEGAVGMSSGLTYTPGMYADDAELTALCRVVAAHGGYYCPHHRSYGAGALEAYEEMVRLTRSAGCPLHLAHATMNFGVNEGRAPELLSLLDGALDAGADISLDTYPYTPGCTTLVAMLPSWASEGGPASVLARLADDATAARIRHDLEVVGSDGCHGVPIEWETIEISGVGEPALAGHVGRTVAESARLRGEEPWRTARRLLLDDRLGTTILQHVGHEENVRQIMRHRVHTGGSDGILQGDKPHPRAYGTFPHYLGRYARELGILSLEECVAHLTARPAARLRLADRGLVREGYRADLVLFDPETVAAGSTFDAPRTLPAGIPHVLIDGRFVIEDGKRTQVLAGRSVRSGAASAAGAA; encoded by the coding sequence ATGGATCTGGTCATCCGCGACGCCCGAGTCGTCGACGGCACCGCCACTCCCTCGTACCGCGCCGACGTGGCCGTCACCGGCGGCCGTGTCGCGGAGATCCACCGCGAGGGCGCCCCGGGCCCCCGTCCCACCGGCGGCCGCACCCTGGACGCCGACGGGCTCGCCCTCTGCCCCGGCTTCATCGACATGCACGCCCACAGCGATCTCGCCCTGCTGCGCGACCCCGACCACAGCGCGAAGGCGGCCCAGGGCGTCACCCTCGAAGTCCTCGGCCAGGACGGGCTGTCGTACGCACCCGTCGACGACCGCACACTCGCCGAGGTCCGCCGTTCGATCAGCGGCTGGAACGGTGACGGCAGCGACATCGACTTCGACTGGCGCACCGTCGGCGAGTACCTCGACCGCCTCGACCGCAACTTCGGCGGCCAGGGCATCGCGGTCAACGCCGCCTATCTGATCCCGCAGGGCACCGTGCGGATGTACGCGGTCGGCTGGGACGACCGGCCCGCCACCCCCGCCGAGCTGGCCCGGATGGAACAGCTCGTGGCACGGTCCATGGCGGAGGGCGCCGTCGGCATGTCCTCGGGCCTGACCTACACCCCCGGGATGTACGCGGACGACGCCGAACTCACCGCCCTGTGCCGGGTGGTGGCCGCGCACGGCGGCTACTACTGCCCGCACCACCGCTCGTACGGCGCGGGCGCCCTGGAGGCGTACGAGGAGATGGTGCGGCTCACCCGCAGCGCCGGCTGCCCCCTCCATCTCGCCCACGCCACCATGAACTTCGGGGTCAACGAGGGCCGCGCCCCCGAACTGCTCTCCCTCCTCGACGGCGCACTCGACGCGGGCGCCGACATCTCCCTCGACACCTACCCGTACACCCCCGGCTGCACCACCCTGGTCGCCATGCTGCCCAGCTGGGCGAGCGAGGGCGGGCCCGCGTCGGTCCTGGCGCGGCTGGCCGACGACGCCACGGCGGCGCGGATCCGCCACGACCTGGAGGTGGTGGGCTCGGACGGCTGCCACGGGGTGCCGATCGAGTGGGAGACCATCGAGATCTCCGGCGTCGGCGAGCCCGCGCTGGCCGGCCATGTCGGCCGCACGGTGGCCGAGTCGGCGCGGCTGCGCGGCGAGGAGCCCTGGCGGACCGCGCGCCGGCTGCTGCTGGACGACCGGCTCGGGACGACGATCCTCCAGCATGTGGGCCACGAGGAGAACGTCCGGCAGATCATGCGCCACCGCGTGCACACCGGCGGCAGCGACGGCATCCTCCAGGGCGACAAACCGCACCCGCGCGCCTACGGCACCTTCCCGCACTATCTCGGCCGCTACGCGCGGGAGTTGGGCATCCTCTCGCTGGAGGAGTGCGTCGCCCACCTCACCGCGCGCCCGGCGGCCCGGCTGCGGCTCGCCGACCGGGGGCTCGTGCGCGAGGGCTACCGCGCCGACCTGGTGCTCTTCGACCCGGAGACGGTCGCGGCGGGCTCGACGTTCGACGCGCCGCGCACCCTGCCCGCGGGCATCCCGCATGTGCTCATCGACGGCCGCTTCGTCATCGAGGACGGGAAGCGCACCCAGGTGCTCGCGGGCCGGTCGGTACGGTCCGGCGCGGCGTCCGCCGCCGGGGCGGCGTAG
- a CDS encoding DUF1206 domain-containing protein, protein MNISATARRSHGKARQAGNSSAVEAGGRAGFVARGVIYVLVGVLALRIAFGDSGGGKQADRGGALAEIAQKPFGHVLLWVIGVALVGMALWRLSEAAFGAAGPDGDKATKRLASAGRAVFYGFVSYSVLMFAAGDRGSGSGSGDARSQDVTARVLDMTGGRWIVGAAGAVIAGAGLWIAGRAALRKFHKHLRMGEMSPAQRRGVDITGVFGGVSRGLVFAVAGGFAVSAAVKARSGEAKGMDDTLRSFSATPAGPWLLALIAVGLMAFGVFSWANARWRKI, encoded by the coding sequence ATGAATATCTCTGCGACAGCACGGAGAAGCCACGGCAAGGCACGGCAGGCGGGCAACAGCTCGGCGGTCGAGGCAGGGGGCCGCGCGGGCTTCGTCGCCCGTGGGGTGATCTACGTCCTGGTCGGCGTCCTCGCGCTGCGCATCGCCTTCGGCGACAGCGGGGGCGGCAAGCAGGCCGACCGGGGCGGCGCGCTCGCGGAGATCGCGCAGAAGCCCTTCGGCCACGTCCTGCTGTGGGTGATCGGTGTCGCCCTGGTGGGCATGGCCCTGTGGCGGCTGTCCGAGGCGGCGTTCGGGGCGGCGGGGCCGGACGGCGACAAGGCGACCAAGCGGCTCGCCTCGGCCGGACGCGCCGTCTTCTACGGCTTCGTGTCGTACTCGGTCCTGATGTTCGCCGCCGGTGACCGGGGCAGTGGCAGCGGCTCCGGCGACGCCCGCTCGCAGGACGTCACGGCCCGGGTGCTCGACATGACGGGCGGCCGCTGGATCGTGGGCGCGGCCGGGGCCGTCATCGCCGGCGCGGGCCTGTGGATAGCGGGCCGGGCCGCTCTGCGGAAGTTCCACAAGCATCTGCGGATGGGCGAGATGTCGCCCGCCCAGCGGCGGGGCGTGGACATCACCGGGGTCTTCGGCGGTGTCTCCCGCGGGCTCGTCTTCGCGGTCGCGGGCGGCTTCGCGGTGTCGGCCGCGGTGAAGGCCCGCTCCGGCGAGGCCAAGGGCATGGACGACACCCTGCGGTCCTTCAGCGCGACCCCGGCCGGCCCGTGGCTGCTGGCCCTGATCGCCGTGGGGCTGATGGCGTTCGGCGTGTTCTCCTGGGCGAACGCCCGGTGGCGCAAGATCTGA
- a CDS encoding serine protease, with translation MKKPLAGALFAVLLLGAVSAPAHAATSRDTASPGTVKASASSGHTLGAAGAGTAVKVRPKAIGFAGTVALSNCSGSVVRTPDSQPGDPALVLSNGHCLESGFPGPGEVVFNKPSTRSFTLLNASGSSIGTVRASKVAYGTMTDTDISVYQLTSTYAQIESNYGIKALELNTAHPVQGTAITVASGYWKRTYSCNVDGFVHRLKEGEWTWKDSVRYTSACQTIGGTSGSPVIDNATGKVVAVNNTGNEDGQQCTDNNPCEVDENGQVTVHQGINYAQETYGIVPCIGAGNVFDLDREGCALPKP, from the coding sequence ATGAAAAAGCCTCTCGCCGGTGCGCTCTTCGCGGTGCTGCTCCTCGGAGCCGTCTCCGCCCCCGCCCACGCGGCCACAAGCCGCGACACGGCGTCGCCCGGCACGGTCAAGGCATCGGCGTCATCCGGCCACACCCTGGGTGCGGCCGGTGCCGGGACCGCGGTCAAGGTACGGCCCAAGGCCATCGGCTTCGCCGGGACGGTGGCGCTCAGCAACTGTTCCGGATCCGTCGTCCGGACGCCCGACTCCCAGCCGGGCGACCCCGCCCTGGTGCTGTCCAACGGGCACTGCCTGGAGTCCGGCTTCCCGGGCCCGGGCGAGGTCGTGTTCAACAAGCCGTCCACGCGCAGCTTCACCCTGCTCAACGCCTCGGGCAGCAGCATCGGCACCGTCCGGGCGAGCAAGGTCGCGTACGGGACGATGACGGACACCGACATCTCGGTGTACCAGCTCACCTCCACGTACGCGCAGATCGAGAGCAACTACGGCATCAAGGCGCTGGAGCTCAACACCGCGCACCCCGTGCAGGGCACCGCGATCACCGTGGCGTCCGGCTACTGGAAGCGCACCTACAGCTGCAACGTCGACGGGTTCGTCCACCGCCTCAAGGAGGGGGAGTGGACCTGGAAGGACTCGGTCCGCTACACCTCGGCCTGCCAGACCATCGGCGGCACCTCCGGCTCGCCGGTCATCGACAACGCCACCGGCAAGGTCGTCGCCGTCAACAACACCGGCAACGAGGACGGCCAGCAGTGCACGGACAACAACCCGTGCGAGGTCGACGAGAACGGCCAGGTGACGGTCCACCAGGGCATCAACTACGCCCAGGAGACCTACGGGATCGTGCCGTGCATCGGCGCGGGCAACGTGTTCGACCTCGACCGTGAGGGATGCGCGCTGCCCAAGCCGTGA
- a CDS encoding DUF3626 domain-containing protein, whose protein sequence is MDRKIWHDTGERALRHVASLSSGGPLDPALRLTLNLHPDRESGGLAILAALAQDGVYRSQFVTGTSNGGLTAHPGGDRWRWESRIFDGAYDEAPAEERPVYGALDFRRSGVGAAPRFGSAHLRLTGDTLPRATFCYPDSAAEPEDFGVASAMRLIELAEADDRDALDDYIEAQIHGPVLLDRHVEALVLDPCYRGTEVERAARALPFRTEWHGGFRLDVEELRRHGDYRGEEFVALGAAIAEDGVLDPRIIGDAARTGRHDLQSLKRVWHCLARFGAPPAPRPRTPAGNRPLCAPST, encoded by the coding sequence ATGGACCGGAAGATCTGGCACGACACCGGCGAACGCGCCCTGCGCCATGTCGCCTCCCTCTCGTCGGGCGGGCCCCTCGACCCGGCGCTGCGGCTGACGCTGAACCTCCATCCCGACCGCGAGAGCGGAGGCCTGGCGATCCTGGCCGCCCTGGCGCAGGACGGCGTCTACCGCTCGCAGTTCGTGACGGGCACCAGCAACGGCGGCCTCACGGCGCACCCCGGCGGGGACCGGTGGCGCTGGGAGAGCCGGATCTTCGACGGTGCCTACGACGAGGCCCCGGCCGAGGAGCGGCCGGTGTACGGGGCGCTGGACTTCCGCCGGTCCGGCGTCGGCGCGGCCCCCCGGTTCGGCTCGGCGCACCTCCGGCTGACCGGTGACACCCTGCCGCGCGCCACCTTCTGCTATCCGGACAGCGCCGCCGAGCCGGAGGACTTCGGTGTGGCGTCCGCGATGCGGCTGATCGAGCTGGCCGAGGCCGACGACCGGGACGCGCTGGACGACTACATCGAGGCCCAGATCCATGGCCCGGTCCTGCTGGACCGGCACGTCGAGGCCCTGGTCCTGGACCCGTGCTACCGGGGCACCGAGGTGGAGCGGGCGGCCCGCGCGCTGCCCTTCCGTACCGAATGGCACGGCGGATTCCGCCTGGACGTCGAGGAGTTGCGCCGGCACGGCGACTACCGGGGCGAGGAGTTCGTCGCGCTCGGAGCCGCGATCGCCGAGGACGGGGTCCTCGATCCCAGGATCATCGGGGACGCCGCCCGCACCGGCCGCCACGACCTCCAGTCGCTCAAGCGCGTCTGGCACTGCCTGGCCCGCTTCGGCGCGCCGCCCGCGCCCCGTCCGCGTACCCCGGCCGGAAACCGCCCCTTGTGCGCCCCCTCCACATAG
- a CDS encoding DUF4287 domain-containing protein: protein MTDAVKGPASYFPSIERKYGRPIAEWKELVRASPLTGHMELVGWLKSEHAMGHGHANALVAHTLAQDKAATA, encoded by the coding sequence ATGACCGATGCAGTGAAGGGCCCCGCAAGCTATTTCCCGTCGATCGAGCGGAAGTACGGCCGCCCGATCGCCGAGTGGAAGGAACTCGTCCGCGCCTCGCCGCTGACCGGGCACATGGAGCTCGTCGGCTGGCTCAAGTCCGAGCACGCGATGGGACACGGCCATGCCAACGCCCTGGTGGCCCACACCCTCGCGCAGGACAAGGCCGCCACCGCGTAG
- a CDS encoding arylamine N-acetyltransferase: protein MTREAAHALDLDAYLARIGWSGERRPTAAVLRSVHRAHALGIPFENVDPVLGTVPSLALSDLEAKLVRGGRGGYCYEHNSLFAAALRALGFEVTLLCARVQLGAGPDDIRPRTHMLMLVRAAGEPDPYLADVGFGAAGSLLEPIALVAGAELHDAPRRHRLVQPPHDGPLELWQLQTRTDEGQWQAQYAFTVEPFEAPDFEVINWHIATNPRSPFAHRLYVQRTTGDAHLALAGRTLTVTPHDGGAREERELADGAEVENVLAGLFTIRLPEGARLPG from the coding sequence ATGACTCGCGAAGCCGCCCACGCACTCGACCTCGACGCCTATCTCGCCCGGATCGGCTGGAGCGGGGAGCGCCGGCCCACCGCGGCCGTGCTGCGCTCCGTGCACCGCGCGCACGCCCTCGGCATCCCGTTCGAGAACGTGGACCCCGTCCTCGGCACCGTGCCCTCGCTCGCGCTGTCCGATCTGGAGGCCAAGCTCGTCCGGGGCGGGCGCGGCGGCTACTGCTACGAGCACAACTCCCTGTTCGCCGCCGCGCTGCGGGCGCTCGGTTTCGAGGTCACCCTGCTCTGCGCCCGGGTCCAGCTGGGTGCGGGCCCCGATGACATCCGGCCCCGCACCCACATGCTGATGCTGGTCCGGGCGGCGGGCGAGCCGGACCCGTATCTCGCCGATGTCGGCTTCGGCGCGGCCGGCTCGCTGCTGGAGCCGATCGCGCTGGTCGCGGGCGCGGAGCTGCACGACGCCCCGCGCCGTCACCGGCTCGTCCAGCCGCCGCACGACGGGCCGCTGGAGCTGTGGCAGTTGCAGACCCGGACGGACGAGGGGCAGTGGCAGGCGCAGTACGCGTTCACGGTGGAGCCGTTCGAGGCGCCCGACTTCGAGGTCATCAACTGGCACATCGCGACCAACCCGCGCTCCCCCTTCGCGCACCGGCTGTATGTCCAGCGCACCACCGGGGACGCCCATCTGGCACTCGCGGGCCGCACACTCACGGTGACGCCGCACGACGGCGGCGCCCGGGAGGAACGGGAGCTGGCGGACGGCGCCGAGGTGGAAAACGTCCTGGCCGGCCTCTTCACGATCAGGCTCCCGGAGGGCGCCCGCCTGCCGGGGTGA